Proteins from a single region of Rubeoparvulum massiliense:
- a CDS encoding ABC transporter ATP-binding protein, translating to MNKVKLKLENIYQCYGDKATLNGINLEIMEGELLAILGPSGCGKTSLLKAIAGLIPIEQGKILLEGQPIQCLPPQSRKTAMIFQNYALFPHMTVVENIQYGLKIKKLKPEVMKDRLEKIMSLIQLKGYEHRKINELSGGQQQRVAIGRAMIVEPSILLFDEPLSNLDENLRIEMRAEIKKLVKAENITSIYVTHDQNEAMTMADRIVIMKEGQIEQIATPECTYNEPKTEYVAQFMGHKNIFTATVEKQCFQLLGHIFPHPSAASEGDQIQILLRSEEIDLFSFEEELIDQSNQKEFYLDGVIRERQQLTNVIQYLVRVEQELLTVTVLNRHTTRKWELGDPVRIRLKQEALHILNE from the coding sequence ATGAATAAAGTCAAATTAAAACTTGAAAATATTTATCAGTGCTATGGGGATAAAGCAACACTTAATGGGATCAACTTGGAGATCATGGAAGGGGAGTTACTTGCTATTCTCGGTCCTTCAGGCTGTGGGAAAACCTCACTCTTAAAAGCAATTGCAGGTTTAATTCCCATTGAACAGGGGAAGATCTTGCTTGAAGGTCAACCTATCCAATGCCTTCCACCACAAAGTCGTAAAACAGCAATGATCTTCCAAAACTATGCATTATTTCCGCATATGACTGTGGTTGAAAATATTCAATACGGCTTAAAAATTAAAAAGTTGAAGCCAGAAGTGATGAAGGACAGGTTGGAAAAGATCATGAGCTTGATCCAACTGAAGGGCTATGAGCATCGAAAAATCAATGAATTGAGTGGTGGACAACAACAGCGTGTCGCCATTGGGAGGGCGATGATCGTAGAGCCATCGATTCTATTATTTGATGAACCATTAAGCAATCTTGATGAGAATCTCCGAATAGAGATGCGTGCAGAAATCAAGAAGCTCGTAAAGGCAGAGAATATTACGAGCATCTATGTTACCCATGATCAAAATGAGGCCATGACCATGGCGGATCGGATTGTCATTATGAAAGAGGGGCAGATTGAACAAATCGCTACACCTGAATGTACTTATAATGAGCCAAAGACAGAGTATGTTGCACAATTCATGGGGCATAAAAATATTTTTACAGCTACAGTGGAGAAGCAATGCTTTCAATTATTAGGACATATATTTCCACATCCTTCAGCTGCTTCCGAGGGGGATCAGATTCAAATACTACTACGCTCAGAAGAGATTGACCTATTTTCGTTCGAGGAAGAGCTAATAGACCAGAGTAATCAGAAAGAGTTTTATTTAGATGGAGTAATTCGTGAACGTCAACAATTAACGAATGTGATCCAATATCTTGTCCGAGTGGAGCAGGAGCTATTAACTGTAACTGTATTAAACCGCCATACCACGAGAAAATGGGAACTAGGAGATCCAGTGAGGATTAGGCTAAAGCAAGAAGCACTTCATATCTTAAATGAATAG
- a CDS encoding DinB family protein — translation MTRTKTMLQYFLAHRNVTQELIKKIAEDNYDYKPTPTSMSAQELSSHIVTSFFNLAATAKRGDTSAFAENREDSPNILTLAEQYTENTKDLLATFSDEEFDRVVDLTNLFGMKLSGRQLLQLAMDHEIHHKGALFVYVRALGHTELPMFIQRV, via the coding sequence ATGACCCGTACGAAAACAATGCTTCAATATTTTTTGGCACATCGGAATGTAACACAAGAATTGATAAAGAAGATCGCTGAAGATAACTATGACTATAAACCCACTCCTACATCTATGTCTGCTCAGGAACTATCCAGCCATATCGTCACATCATTCTTTAATCTGGCAGCTACTGCAAAGCGAGGGGACACCTCCGCTTTTGCAGAAAATCGAGAGGATAGCCCCAATATCCTCACCTTAGCCGAGCAGTACACTGAAAATACCAAGGACCTTCTCGCCACGTTCTCCGATGAGGAGTTCGATCGAGTAGTGGATCTGACCAATCTCTTCGGAATGAAGCTATCTGGTCGACAATTATTGCAGCTAGCCATGGATCATGAGATCCATCATAAAGGGGCGCTCTTCGTCTATGTACGCGCCTTGGGCCATACTGAACTGCCCATGTTTATCCAACGCGTGTGA
- a CDS encoding ABC transporter permease, translating to MKRLDSLKLLYYTLFGLLLYFVLVPVISVILYGVFPVESFHSLRQSLQRSLPYLQNSLWVAGVVTVLSVLIGLIAAITINRFHFKGKRLLRYAVLLPLINPPFVGSIAFIMLFGKRGLVTHGLLGLSVSPYGWQGIVIMQTLSLSALAYLIISSAIVKIDPNLEEAARNLGASELQIFKGVTLKMMYPEISTAGVLVFLASMADFGTPLIIGGPFHTLASDLYVQITGVYNMKTAAISGILLLIPCILLFFLQRNVIGKNHYYSVSTANTNIIYPHFNRPLRYLFIIITILYALFVVIKYLFIIIGAVTKQWGYNYTFTLEHIKTIFAQDYSPFINSIQLAFVVAFVSSILGVLLSYMIKRKSYRHQHVVDLLATLPAAVPGILLGIGYLVTFKYPLFGVGRFWLHSFPSIILLGTGVIIYLISIFRYMNVGLRAGYALIQHLNPDIEDAARNLGQSENKIFTQIVLPLMYPAFWIAFLKNFSSTMTTLGAIIFLLLPSNKVAVQQIFQTITSSATGVAAAMALLLSLTTALILGVLKFINQRWMRFES from the coding sequence ATGAAGAGATTGGATTCCTTAAAACTGCTCTATTATACACTATTTGGTCTATTACTCTATTTTGTCTTGGTTCCAGTCATCAGTGTCATTCTGTATGGCGTGTTTCCAGTAGAATCTTTCCATTCACTTCGTCAATCCTTGCAACGTTCTCTACCATACTTGCAAAATAGCCTGTGGGTTGCTGGAGTGGTGACCGTACTTTCTGTATTGATCGGTCTCATTGCAGCGATTACAATCAATCGGTTTCATTTTAAAGGGAAGCGACTTTTACGCTATGCGGTACTATTACCTCTCATCAATCCTCCTTTTGTAGGAAGCATCGCATTTATTATGCTGTTTGGAAAGAGGGGATTAGTCACCCATGGCTTGCTAGGCTTAAGCGTTAGTCCTTATGGATGGCAAGGGATCGTCATTATGCAGACACTTAGCTTAAGCGCTCTTGCCTATCTGATTATCTCCAGTGCCATTGTAAAAATAGACCCTAATTTGGAGGAAGCTGCCCGTAACTTAGGTGCTTCTGAGTTACAAATTTTCAAAGGGGTTACTTTGAAGATGATGTATCCAGAGATATCTACTGCCGGTGTTCTCGTCTTCTTAGCATCCATGGCAGATTTCGGAACACCATTAATCATCGGTGGTCCCTTCCACACCCTCGCATCGGATCTCTATGTTCAGATTACAGGCGTATATAACATGAAGACAGCAGCCATCTCTGGGATCTTATTACTGATTCCTTGTATTCTATTATTCTTCTTACAACGCAATGTGATTGGAAAAAATCATTATTATTCTGTTAGTACAGCGAATACCAATATTATTTATCCACACTTTAACCGCCCACTTCGATACTTATTTATCATCATTACCATCCTTTATGCTCTTTTTGTCGTGATAAAGTATCTCTTCATTATCATCGGAGCAGTAACGAAGCAATGGGGCTATAACTATACCTTTACATTGGAGCATATCAAAACAATTTTTGCTCAGGATTATTCTCCCTTTATTAATAGTATTCAGCTAGCATTTGTGGTTGCTTTCGTTTCTTCAATCTTAGGAGTTCTGCTCAGCTACATGATTAAACGGAAATCATATCGTCATCAGCATGTCGTGGATTTACTGGCTACACTACCAGCAGCTGTACCAGGTATTCTATTGGGCATTGGCTATCTTGTGACCTTTAAGTATCCACTCTTTGGGGTCGGACGATTCTGGCTCCACAGTTTCCCATCGATTATCTTATTGGGAACAGGGGTGATCATTTATCTAATCAGTATATTCCGCTATATGAACGTGGGCTTACGAGCTGGCTATGCATTAATCCAGCATTTGAATCCAGATATTGAGGATGCAGCTCGTAATTTAGGCCAGAGTGAAAATAAAATTTTTACACAAATTGTCCTACCACTCATGTACCCAGCTTTCTGGATTGCATTTTTAAAAAACTTTTCATCAACGATGACGACACTGGGTGCAATCATATTTTTGCTGCTTCCTTCTAATAAAGTAGCAGTGCAGCAAATCTTCCAAACGATCACTAGCAGTGCAACTGGTGTAGCTGCAGCGATGGCACTCCTATTATCCTTGACGACTGCATTAATCTTAGGTGTTTTGAAGTTCATTAATCAGCGATGGATGAGGTTTGAATCATGA